A section of the Malus sylvestris chromosome 17, drMalSylv7.2, whole genome shotgun sequence genome encodes:
- the LOC126611615 gene encoding uncharacterized protein LOC126611615 isoform X18 produces MAVDVAEFQWRKFLSSLRDAESELSGSISITYFRTIKNLISSFKSIKNRAREIDIMPRSPYDYSEIIDFLYKLNDVLAECRIFAKECKELNKKLLLFNPFGFYFIQKMNNRLDGLRKELESLGDARGLDNDVGDCWAEEVEPPPCPVVDGFDEQVVYGFDELAEKVEDLLCREGSTGNGFTTIGVVGIAGVGKTTLVHKVLKRERVKGKFNPIIWLPFSGMREEEEQFSRFSFETCILDHLGKTLDGRIVDLGKILERLNQLFSGKRYLIVLDDVQRRHINIEDRLWRGLPKGSGGAVIVTSRLTEVARKVVEKRDLIYVEPLDKEICWSIFEETMENNKEVLNISLHKTLSKIENEIKDQCHGLPLAAKALAGIIPEQIREIESKRFLKQMYIPDELLKHDLVGEPSVDIPSCPVLVFVDIKDEKLGVQLYNEFCYRLNKKQVLAVLEEDSDSKGPIKVEDPESVLKEVYGALHKSKKFEFADYIQKRMRIIIVGGDDVVNRILGVICDLKLPESPSIVPISHGTENNIPLSFGWKVPKVDRQSVTSFLDQVQAAQQIKTDSWHILIKMKSIQSSTDLKEIPHFFHVFRPVRKGATETEVHKGDTETEVHKGDTETEVHKGDTETEVHKGDTETAVHKGATETEVHKGARETEVHKGDTETEVDEGDTETKVHKGATETEVHKGATETEVHKGATETKVHKGATETEDNLELSGGFWSYFSLGVDAPRSCGGYWSTARSLKSLVNVEVIRHGRLEPLKIPSGIKSIVCLNLPSDLGGSSNMNKDRKNMKPSVINDGQLEIVGLKEVLLAQNERIYLDQVQEIRFEFKGAAESVKMRIDGSPLKQLPPGIIDIKISRHSQVNILGNGDCAAKRGFSDSSEPRASGTDDSSNAKDKSTEESSNAKDKSTEASSSAKDKSTEESSSAKDKSTEASSNAQDSYKGRKKFGSADTFKYSETEDNSNAKDKSTEESSNAQDSSKAHKKFGSAGTFKMP; encoded by the exons ATGGCAGTGGACGTTGCAGAATTTCAATGGAGAAAGTTCTTGAGCTCGCTTCGAGACGCCGAGTCGGAATTATCAGGTTCAATTTCCATCACCTACTTCAGAACAATAAAAAATCTCATCTCTTCCTTCAAGTCGATCAAAAATCGGGCCAGAGAGATAGATATAATGCCCCGCAGTCCTTACGACTACTCTGAAATCATCGATTTTCTCTACAAACTCAACGACGTTTTGGCCGAGTGCCGAATCTTCGCAAAGGAATGCAAGGAGCTCAACAAGAAGCTCTTACTCTTCAACCCTTTTGGATTTTACTTCATCCAGAAGATGAATAATAGACTGGATGGATTGAGGAAGGAGCTGGAGAGTTTGGGGGACGCCCGGGGGCTGGACAATGACGTCGGAGATTGTTGGGCGGAGGAGGTGGAACCGCCACCTTGTCCAGTCGTTGATGGGTTTGATGAGCAGGTTGTTTATGGGTTTGATGAGCTGGCAGAAAAAGTTGAGGACTTGCTGTGTAGGGAGGGCTCTACCGGAAATGGGTTTACGACAATTGGGGTGGTGGGGATTGCTGGTGTGGGTAAGACCACCCTGGTGCACAAGGTTTTGAAAAGGGAGAGAGTAAAGGGTAAGTTTAATCCTATAATTTGGTTACCCTTTTCGGGTATGAGGGAAGAGGAAGAACAGTTTAGTAGGTTTAGCTTTGAGACGTGCATTCTCGATCATTTGGGCAAAACTCTGGATGGGAGGATTGTTGACCTTGGTAAGATCTTGGAAAGGCTCAACCAACTGTTTTCTGGTAAGAGGTATCTGATTGTGTTGGATGATGTGCAGCGGCGCCACATTAACATTGAGGATCGCTTATGGCGCGGATTGCCTAAGGGTAGCGGTGGTGCGGTCATTGTCACTAGTAGGTTAACAGAAGTGGCTCGAAAGGTGGTGGAAAAAAGGGACTTGATTTATGTTGAGCCTTTGGACAAAGAAATTTGCTGGAGCATATTTGAGGAGACTATGGAGAATAACAAAGAAGTTTTAAACATTTCACTTCACAAAACTTTGAGTAAGATTGAGAATGAAATTAAGGATCAATGTCATGGCCTTCCATTGGCTGCTAAGGCGCTTGCAGGAATCATTCCGGAGCAGATTCGTGAGATTGA GTCCAAACGTTTCTTGAAGCAGATGTATATACCTGACGAATTGCTTAAACATGATTTGGTTGGTGAACCTTCTGTCGATATACCAAGCTGCCCAGTTTTAGTGTTTGTTGATATAAAAGATGAAAAACTTGGAGTACAACTCTATAACGAATTTTGCTACCGTCTTAATAAAAAGCAG GTCCTTGCTGTGCTGGAAGAGGACTCTGATTCTAAGGGACCAATAAAGGTAGAGGATCCTGAGAGCGTGCTAAAGGAGGTTTATGGTGCTCTACATAAGAGTAAAAAATTTGAGTTTGCTGATTATATTCAAAAGAGGATGAGAATTATA ATTGTTGGTGGGGATGACGTGGTTAACCGGATTCTTGGAGTTATTTGTGATTTGAAATTACCAGAGTCGCCCTCCATTGTGCCGATATCACATGGGACTGAAAATAACATCCCACTTTCGTTTGGATGG AAGGTGCCTAAAGTTGATCGTCAATCAGTGACATCATTCCTGGATCAAGTACAAGCGGCACAACAGATAAAAACTGACAG CTGGCATATTCTCATTAAGATGAAATCTATTCAAAGTTCTACAGATCTTAAAGAAATACCACACTTTTTTCATGTATTTCGTCCTGTTCGCAAAGGGGCTACAGAAACTGAGGTTCACAAAGGGGATACAGAAACTGAGGTTCACAAAGGGGATACAGAAACTGAG GTTCACAAAGGGGACACAGAAACTGAGGTTCACAAAGGGGATACAGAAACTGCGGTTCACAAAGGGGCTACTGAAACTGAGGTTCACAAAGGGGCGAGAGAAACTGAGGTTCACAAAGGGGATACAGAAACTGAGGTTGACGAAGGGGATACAGAAACAAAGGTTCACAAAGGGGCGACAGAAACTGAGGTTCACAAAGGGGCTACAGAAACTGAGGTTCATAAAGGGGCTACAGAAACTAAGGTTCACAAGGGGGCTACGGAAACTGAG GATAATCTGGAATTATCAGGAGGATTCTGGAGCTATTTCAGCTTGG GAGTTGATGCTCCAAGATCGTGCGGAGGTTACTGGTCTACTGCAAG GTCCTTAAAATCACTTGTAAACGTTGAGGTTATAAGGCATGGTCGTTTGGAACCACTTAAAATTCCTAGCGG AATCAAGTCAATTGTTTGTCTTAACTTGCCAAGCGATCTTGGGGGATCATCCAATATGAACAAAGATCGAAAA AACATGAAGCCGTCTGTCATAAATGATGGACAGCTTGAAATTGTCGGTTTGAAAGAAGTTTTGCTGGCTCAGAACGAACGTATTTATCTTGATCAG GTACAAGAAATTCGTTTTGAGTTTAAGGGTGCTGCAGAATCTGTAAAGATGAGGATTGATGGATCGCCATTGAAACAACTACCACCTGGGATTATAGATATTAAAATCTCTAGACACTCTCAAGTCAACATTCTTGGCAACGGAGATTGCGCGGCAAAAAGAGGTTTCTCTGACTCATCGGAACCCCGTGCTTCTGGAACCGATGATAGTAGCAATGCGAAAGATAAGTCAACTGAGGAAAGTAGCAATGCGAAAGATAAGTCAACTGAGGCAAGTAGCAGTGCGAAAGATAAGTCAACTGAGGAAAGTAGCAGTGCGAAAGATAAGTCAACTGAGGCAAGTAGCAATGCTCAAGATAGCTATAAAGGACGTAAGAAGTTTGGTTCAGCGGACACTTTCAAATACTCTGAAACCGAGGATAATAGCAATGCGAAAGATAAGTCAACTGAGGAAAGTAGCAATGCTCAAGATAGCTCCAAAGCACATAAGAAGTTTGGTTCCGCAGGCACTTTCAAAATGCCGTAA
- the LOC126611615 gene encoding uncharacterized protein LOC126611615 isoform X44 has protein sequence MAVDVAEFQWRKFLSSLRDAESELSGSISITYFRTIKNLISSFKSIKNRAREIDIMPRSPYDYSEIIDFLYKLNDVLAECRIFAKECKELNKKLLLFNPFGFYFIQKMNNRLDGLRKELESLGDARGLDNDVGDCWAEEVEPPPCPVVDGFDEQVVYGFDELAEKVEDLLCREGSTGNGFTTIGVVGIAGVGKTTLVHKVLKRERVKGKFNPIIWLPFSGMREEEEQFSRFSFETCILDHLGKTLDGRIVDLGKILERLNQLFSGKRYLIVLDDVQRRHINIEDRLWRGLPKGSGGAVIVTSRLTEVARKVVEKRDLIYVEPLDKEICWSIFEETMENNKEVLNISLHKTLSKIENEIKDQCHGLPLAAKALAGIIPEQIREIESKRFLKQMYIPDELLKHDLVGEPSVDIPSCPVLVFVDIKDEKLGVQLYNEFCYRLNKKQVLAVLEEDSDSKGPIKVEDPESVLKEVYGALHKSKKFEFADYIQKRMRIIIVGGDDVVNRILGVICDLKLPESPSIVPISHGTENNIPLSFGWKVPKVDRQSVTSFLDQVQAAQQIKTDSWHILIKMKSIQSSTDLKEIPHFFHVFRPVRKGATETEVHKGDTETEVHKGDTETEVHKGDTETEVDEGDTETKVHKGATETEVHKGATETEVHKGATETKVHKGATETEDNLELSGGFWSYFSLGVDAPRSCGGYWSTARSLKSLVNVEVIRHGRLEPLKIPSGIKSIVCLNLPSDLGGSSNMNKDRKNMKPSVINDGQLEIVGLKEVLLAQNERIYLDQVQEIRFEFKGAAESVKMRIDGSPLKQLPPGIIDIKISRHSQVNILGNGDCAAKRGFSDSSEPRASGTDDSSNAKDKSTEESSNAKDKSTEASSSAKDKSTEESSSAKDKSTEASSNAQDSYKGRKKFGSADTFKYSETEDNSNAKDKSTEESSNAQDSSKAHKKFGSAGTFKMP, from the exons ATGGCAGTGGACGTTGCAGAATTTCAATGGAGAAAGTTCTTGAGCTCGCTTCGAGACGCCGAGTCGGAATTATCAGGTTCAATTTCCATCACCTACTTCAGAACAATAAAAAATCTCATCTCTTCCTTCAAGTCGATCAAAAATCGGGCCAGAGAGATAGATATAATGCCCCGCAGTCCTTACGACTACTCTGAAATCATCGATTTTCTCTACAAACTCAACGACGTTTTGGCCGAGTGCCGAATCTTCGCAAAGGAATGCAAGGAGCTCAACAAGAAGCTCTTACTCTTCAACCCTTTTGGATTTTACTTCATCCAGAAGATGAATAATAGACTGGATGGATTGAGGAAGGAGCTGGAGAGTTTGGGGGACGCCCGGGGGCTGGACAATGACGTCGGAGATTGTTGGGCGGAGGAGGTGGAACCGCCACCTTGTCCAGTCGTTGATGGGTTTGATGAGCAGGTTGTTTATGGGTTTGATGAGCTGGCAGAAAAAGTTGAGGACTTGCTGTGTAGGGAGGGCTCTACCGGAAATGGGTTTACGACAATTGGGGTGGTGGGGATTGCTGGTGTGGGTAAGACCACCCTGGTGCACAAGGTTTTGAAAAGGGAGAGAGTAAAGGGTAAGTTTAATCCTATAATTTGGTTACCCTTTTCGGGTATGAGGGAAGAGGAAGAACAGTTTAGTAGGTTTAGCTTTGAGACGTGCATTCTCGATCATTTGGGCAAAACTCTGGATGGGAGGATTGTTGACCTTGGTAAGATCTTGGAAAGGCTCAACCAACTGTTTTCTGGTAAGAGGTATCTGATTGTGTTGGATGATGTGCAGCGGCGCCACATTAACATTGAGGATCGCTTATGGCGCGGATTGCCTAAGGGTAGCGGTGGTGCGGTCATTGTCACTAGTAGGTTAACAGAAGTGGCTCGAAAGGTGGTGGAAAAAAGGGACTTGATTTATGTTGAGCCTTTGGACAAAGAAATTTGCTGGAGCATATTTGAGGAGACTATGGAGAATAACAAAGAAGTTTTAAACATTTCACTTCACAAAACTTTGAGTAAGATTGAGAATGAAATTAAGGATCAATGTCATGGCCTTCCATTGGCTGCTAAGGCGCTTGCAGGAATCATTCCGGAGCAGATTCGTGAGATTGA GTCCAAACGTTTCTTGAAGCAGATGTATATACCTGACGAATTGCTTAAACATGATTTGGTTGGTGAACCTTCTGTCGATATACCAAGCTGCCCAGTTTTAGTGTTTGTTGATATAAAAGATGAAAAACTTGGAGTACAACTCTATAACGAATTTTGCTACCGTCTTAATAAAAAGCAG GTCCTTGCTGTGCTGGAAGAGGACTCTGATTCTAAGGGACCAATAAAGGTAGAGGATCCTGAGAGCGTGCTAAAGGAGGTTTATGGTGCTCTACATAAGAGTAAAAAATTTGAGTTTGCTGATTATATTCAAAAGAGGATGAGAATTATA ATTGTTGGTGGGGATGACGTGGTTAACCGGATTCTTGGAGTTATTTGTGATTTGAAATTACCAGAGTCGCCCTCCATTGTGCCGATATCACATGGGACTGAAAATAACATCCCACTTTCGTTTGGATGG AAGGTGCCTAAAGTTGATCGTCAATCAGTGACATCATTCCTGGATCAAGTACAAGCGGCACAACAGATAAAAACTGACAG CTGGCATATTCTCATTAAGATGAAATCTATTCAAAGTTCTACAGATCTTAAAGAAATACCACACTTTTTTCATGTATTTCGTCCTGTTCGCAAAGGGGCTACAGAAACTGAGGTTCACAAAGGGGATACAGAAACTGAGGTTCACAAAGGGGATACAGAAACTGAGGTTCACAAAGGGGATACAGAAACTGAG GTTGACGAAGGGGATACAGAAACAAAGGTTCACAAAGGGGCGACAGAAACTGAGGTTCACAAAGGGGCTACAGAAACTGAGGTTCATAAAGGGGCTACAGAAACTAAGGTTCACAAGGGGGCTACGGAAACTGAG GATAATCTGGAATTATCAGGAGGATTCTGGAGCTATTTCAGCTTGG GAGTTGATGCTCCAAGATCGTGCGGAGGTTACTGGTCTACTGCAAG GTCCTTAAAATCACTTGTAAACGTTGAGGTTATAAGGCATGGTCGTTTGGAACCACTTAAAATTCCTAGCGG AATCAAGTCAATTGTTTGTCTTAACTTGCCAAGCGATCTTGGGGGATCATCCAATATGAACAAAGATCGAAAA AACATGAAGCCGTCTGTCATAAATGATGGACAGCTTGAAATTGTCGGTTTGAAAGAAGTTTTGCTGGCTCAGAACGAACGTATTTATCTTGATCAG GTACAAGAAATTCGTTTTGAGTTTAAGGGTGCTGCAGAATCTGTAAAGATGAGGATTGATGGATCGCCATTGAAACAACTACCACCTGGGATTATAGATATTAAAATCTCTAGACACTCTCAAGTCAACATTCTTGGCAACGGAGATTGCGCGGCAAAAAGAGGTTTCTCTGACTCATCGGAACCCCGTGCTTCTGGAACCGATGATAGTAGCAATGCGAAAGATAAGTCAACTGAGGAAAGTAGCAATGCGAAAGATAAGTCAACTGAGGCAAGTAGCAGTGCGAAAGATAAGTCAACTGAGGAAAGTAGCAGTGCGAAAGATAAGTCAACTGAGGCAAGTAGCAATGCTCAAGATAGCTATAAAGGACGTAAGAAGTTTGGTTCAGCGGACACTTTCAAATACTCTGAAACCGAGGATAATAGCAATGCGAAAGATAAGTCAACTGAGGAAAGTAGCAATGCTCAAGATAGCTCCAAAGCACATAAGAAGTTTGGTTCCGCAGGCACTTTCAAAATGCCGTAA
- the LOC126611615 gene encoding uncharacterized protein LOC126611615 isoform X29 translates to MAVDVAEFQWRKFLSSLRDAESELSGSISITYFRTIKNLISSFKSIKNRAREIDIMPRSPYDYSEIIDFLYKLNDVLAECRIFAKECKELNKKLLLFNPFGFYFIQKMNNRLDGLRKELESLGDARGLDNDVGDCWAEEVEPPPCPVVDGFDEQVVYGFDELAEKVEDLLCREGSTGNGFTTIGVVGIAGVGKTTLVHKVLKRERVKGKFNPIIWLPFSGMREEEEQFSRFSFETCILDHLGKTLDGRIVDLGKILERLNQLFSGKRYLIVLDDVQRRHINIEDRLWRGLPKGSGGAVIVTSRLTEVARKVVEKRDLIYVEPLDKEICWSIFEETMENNKEVLNISLHKTLSKIENEIKDQCHGLPLAAKALAGIIPEQIREIESKRFLKQMYIPDELLKHDLVGEPSVDIPSCPVLVFVDIKDEKLGVQLYNEFCYRLNKKQVLAVLEEDSDSKGPIKVEDPESVLKEVYGALHKSKKFEFADYIQKRMRIIIVGGDDVVNRILGVICDLKLPESPSIVPISHGTENNIPLSFGWKVPKVDRQSVTSFLDQVQAAQQIKTDSWHILIKMKSIQSSTDLKEIPHFFHVFRPVRKGATETEVHKGDTETEVHKGDTETEVHKGDTETEVHKGATETEVHKGDTETEVHKGDTETAVDEGDTETKVHKGATETEVHKGATETEVHKGATETKVHKGATETEDNLELSGGFWSYFSLGVDAPRSCGGYWSTARSLKSLVNVEVIRHGRLEPLKIPSGIKSIVCLNLPSDLGGSSNMNKDRKNMKPSVINDGQLEIVGLKEVLLAQNERIYLDQVQEIRFEFKGAAESVKMRIDGSPLKQLPPGIIDIKISRHSQVNILGNGDCAAKRGFSDSSEPRASGTDDSSNAKDKSTEESSNAKDKSTEASSSAKDKSTEESSSAKDKSTEASSNAQDSYKGRKKFGSADTFKYSETEDNSNAKDKSTEESSNAQDSSKAHKKFGSAGTFKMP, encoded by the exons ATGGCAGTGGACGTTGCAGAATTTCAATGGAGAAAGTTCTTGAGCTCGCTTCGAGACGCCGAGTCGGAATTATCAGGTTCAATTTCCATCACCTACTTCAGAACAATAAAAAATCTCATCTCTTCCTTCAAGTCGATCAAAAATCGGGCCAGAGAGATAGATATAATGCCCCGCAGTCCTTACGACTACTCTGAAATCATCGATTTTCTCTACAAACTCAACGACGTTTTGGCCGAGTGCCGAATCTTCGCAAAGGAATGCAAGGAGCTCAACAAGAAGCTCTTACTCTTCAACCCTTTTGGATTTTACTTCATCCAGAAGATGAATAATAGACTGGATGGATTGAGGAAGGAGCTGGAGAGTTTGGGGGACGCCCGGGGGCTGGACAATGACGTCGGAGATTGTTGGGCGGAGGAGGTGGAACCGCCACCTTGTCCAGTCGTTGATGGGTTTGATGAGCAGGTTGTTTATGGGTTTGATGAGCTGGCAGAAAAAGTTGAGGACTTGCTGTGTAGGGAGGGCTCTACCGGAAATGGGTTTACGACAATTGGGGTGGTGGGGATTGCTGGTGTGGGTAAGACCACCCTGGTGCACAAGGTTTTGAAAAGGGAGAGAGTAAAGGGTAAGTTTAATCCTATAATTTGGTTACCCTTTTCGGGTATGAGGGAAGAGGAAGAACAGTTTAGTAGGTTTAGCTTTGAGACGTGCATTCTCGATCATTTGGGCAAAACTCTGGATGGGAGGATTGTTGACCTTGGTAAGATCTTGGAAAGGCTCAACCAACTGTTTTCTGGTAAGAGGTATCTGATTGTGTTGGATGATGTGCAGCGGCGCCACATTAACATTGAGGATCGCTTATGGCGCGGATTGCCTAAGGGTAGCGGTGGTGCGGTCATTGTCACTAGTAGGTTAACAGAAGTGGCTCGAAAGGTGGTGGAAAAAAGGGACTTGATTTATGTTGAGCCTTTGGACAAAGAAATTTGCTGGAGCATATTTGAGGAGACTATGGAGAATAACAAAGAAGTTTTAAACATTTCACTTCACAAAACTTTGAGTAAGATTGAGAATGAAATTAAGGATCAATGTCATGGCCTTCCATTGGCTGCTAAGGCGCTTGCAGGAATCATTCCGGAGCAGATTCGTGAGATTGA GTCCAAACGTTTCTTGAAGCAGATGTATATACCTGACGAATTGCTTAAACATGATTTGGTTGGTGAACCTTCTGTCGATATACCAAGCTGCCCAGTTTTAGTGTTTGTTGATATAAAAGATGAAAAACTTGGAGTACAACTCTATAACGAATTTTGCTACCGTCTTAATAAAAAGCAG GTCCTTGCTGTGCTGGAAGAGGACTCTGATTCTAAGGGACCAATAAAGGTAGAGGATCCTGAGAGCGTGCTAAAGGAGGTTTATGGTGCTCTACATAAGAGTAAAAAATTTGAGTTTGCTGATTATATTCAAAAGAGGATGAGAATTATA ATTGTTGGTGGGGATGACGTGGTTAACCGGATTCTTGGAGTTATTTGTGATTTGAAATTACCAGAGTCGCCCTCCATTGTGCCGATATCACATGGGACTGAAAATAACATCCCACTTTCGTTTGGATGG AAGGTGCCTAAAGTTGATCGTCAATCAGTGACATCATTCCTGGATCAAGTACAAGCGGCACAACAGATAAAAACTGACAG CTGGCATATTCTCATTAAGATGAAATCTATTCAAAGTTCTACAGATCTTAAAGAAATACCACACTTTTTTCATGTATTTCGTCCTGTTCGCAAAGGGGCTACAGAAACTGAGGTTCACAAAGGGGATACAGAAACTGAGGTTCACAAAGGGGATACAGAAACTGAGGTTCACAAAGGGGATACAGAAACTGAGGTTCACAAAGGGGCTACTGAAACTGAG GTTCACAAAGGGGACACAGAAACTGAGGTTCACAAAGGGGATACAGAAACTGCG GTTGACGAAGGGGATACAGAAACAAAGGTTCACAAAGGGGCGACAGAAACTGAGGTTCACAAAGGGGCTACAGAAACTGAGGTTCATAAAGGGGCTACAGAAACTAAGGTTCACAAGGGGGCTACGGAAACTGAG GATAATCTGGAATTATCAGGAGGATTCTGGAGCTATTTCAGCTTGG GAGTTGATGCTCCAAGATCGTGCGGAGGTTACTGGTCTACTGCAAG GTCCTTAAAATCACTTGTAAACGTTGAGGTTATAAGGCATGGTCGTTTGGAACCACTTAAAATTCCTAGCGG AATCAAGTCAATTGTTTGTCTTAACTTGCCAAGCGATCTTGGGGGATCATCCAATATGAACAAAGATCGAAAA AACATGAAGCCGTCTGTCATAAATGATGGACAGCTTGAAATTGTCGGTTTGAAAGAAGTTTTGCTGGCTCAGAACGAACGTATTTATCTTGATCAG GTACAAGAAATTCGTTTTGAGTTTAAGGGTGCTGCAGAATCTGTAAAGATGAGGATTGATGGATCGCCATTGAAACAACTACCACCTGGGATTATAGATATTAAAATCTCTAGACACTCTCAAGTCAACATTCTTGGCAACGGAGATTGCGCGGCAAAAAGAGGTTTCTCTGACTCATCGGAACCCCGTGCTTCTGGAACCGATGATAGTAGCAATGCGAAAGATAAGTCAACTGAGGAAAGTAGCAATGCGAAAGATAAGTCAACTGAGGCAAGTAGCAGTGCGAAAGATAAGTCAACTGAGGAAAGTAGCAGTGCGAAAGATAAGTCAACTGAGGCAAGTAGCAATGCTCAAGATAGCTATAAAGGACGTAAGAAGTTTGGTTCAGCGGACACTTTCAAATACTCTGAAACCGAGGATAATAGCAATGCGAAAGATAAGTCAACTGAGGAAAGTAGCAATGCTCAAGATAGCTCCAAAGCACATAAGAAGTTTGGTTCCGCAGGCACTTTCAAAATGCCGTAA